In Nitrospinota bacterium, the following are encoded in one genomic region:
- a CDS encoding pyridoxine 5'-phosphate synthase: MIKLFINLDHVATVRQARRHIEPDPVQAAVLAELGGADGITIHLREDRRHIQDRDVALLKATIKTPLNFEMASTAEMLEIATDIVPEQATLVPEQREEVTTEGGLHVASLREELIKPVEGLQAAGIMVCCFVDPHSDHIKASGDIGADAIEINTGRYSELTSAEDVEEELERIHQAADLAASIGLAVHAGHGLTYKNVGSIAQMPHLEELNIGHNIVARAIFVGMERAVREMAEAIRMAEAEVRHLT, from the coding sequence ATGATCAAGCTCTTCATCAACCTCGACCACGTGGCGACTGTCCGGCAGGCCCGGCGCCATATCGAACCCGACCCTGTCCAGGCAGCGGTTCTCGCCGAGCTAGGGGGAGCCGACGGCATCACCATCCACCTCAGGGAAGACCGCCGCCACATCCAGGACCGGGACGTGGCTCTTCTCAAAGCCACGATCAAGACCCCCCTCAATTTCGAGATGGCTTCGACAGCCGAGATGTTGGAAATTGCGACCGACATCGTTCCGGAGCAGGCCACCCTCGTTCCAGAGCAACGAGAGGAGGTGACCACGGAGGGTGGGCTCCATGTGGCCTCTCTGCGGGAGGAACTTATAAAGCCCGTCGAAGGTCTCCAGGCGGCAGGCATTATGGTGTGCTGCTTCGTCGACCCCCATTCGGACCACATTAAGGCATCCGGTGACATTGGAGCCGATGCCATTGAGATAAATACTGGACGGTACTCGGAGCTCACCAGCGCCGAGGATGTAGAAGAAGAGCTAGAGAGAATCCACCAAGCCGCCGACCTCGCCGCTTCCATCGGCCTGGCCGTCCACGCGGGCCATGGACTGACATACAAGAATGTCGGCTCAATAGCCCAGATGCCCCATCTTGAAGAGCTGAATATTGGCCACAACATCGTCGCCCGGGCCATTTTCGTTGGGATGGAGCGCGCGGTGCGCGAGATGGCAGAAGCCATCCGTATGGCCGAGGCCGAAGTTCGCCATCTCACCTAA
- a CDS encoding PTS sugar transporter subunit IIA has product MKLVDILIKEAVKTDLQASDKKGVIEELSELMVRAAGLSDSHIKGLTEVLLEREALCTTGIGFNIAIPHAKLKGVNGLIAAVARSKNGVNFDALDGKPVNLFFVLISGVNTEGTHLKALAKISSLLRNTETREALISCDCKVEMYEIISREESKSG; this is encoded by the coding sequence ATGAAACTGGTGGACATACTTATTAAGGAGGCCGTGAAAACCGACCTTCAGGCAAGCGACAAAAAGGGAGTGATAGAGGAATTGTCCGAATTGATGGTCCGGGCTGCCGGGCTGAGCGATTCCCATATAAAAGGGCTCACCGAGGTCCTTTTGGAACGAGAGGCTCTTTGCACCACAGGCATTGGATTCAATATCGCTATCCCACACGCCAAACTGAAAGGAGTCAATGGTCTCATCGCCGCAGTCGCCCGGTCGAAAAATGGTGTAAATTTCGACGCCCTTGACGGCAAACCCGTCAACCTCTTCTTTGTTCTGATCAGTGGGGTAAACACGGAGGGGACGCATCTCAAAGCCCTTGCCAAGATATCTAGCCTCCTTAGAAACACCGAGACGCGTGAGGCTCTGATATCCTGCGATTGCAAGGTGGAGATGTACGAAATTATCTCTCGAGAGGAAAGCAAGTCTGGATGA
- the lptC gene encoding LPS export ABC transporter periplasmic protein LptC, with product MSFQRIKIILIGIFCLSLVLTVATFLKRSPIPTPSLPLKVVSSLLKADLTIQSIHLVEDRAGHTEWELEAESGETFQDEKLTVLKDVRAKFYPEGHPVVHVSGKEGRLEMDTRNMTILGDVLVRSEAGYTLKTERLHYDAARRQVETDLPIELVQEGLVVKGVGLSASIDGKTLTVQHDVEAVFQ from the coding sequence ATGAGCTTTCAGCGTATAAAAATTATATTAATTGGCATATTCTGCCTCTCGCTTGTGCTCACCGTCGCAACCTTCCTGAAAAGGTCTCCCATTCCCACTCCCTCCTTGCCACTCAAGGTCGTCTCTTCCTTACTTAAAGCTGATCTCACTATCCAGTCTATCCATCTCGTCGAAGACCGGGCAGGGCACACCGAGTGGGAGCTTGAGGCCGAGAGTGGCGAGACCTTCCAGGACGAAAAGCTCACCGTACTGAAGGACGTCAGGGCGAAATTTTACCCGGAAGGTCATCCGGTAGTCCATGTCAGCGGGAAGGAAGGGCGCCTTGAGATGGATACCAGGAATATGACAATCCTCGGTGATGTCTTAGTACGTTCAGAGGCGGGATATACGTTGAAGACCGAGAGGTTGCATTACGATGCCGCAAGGCGACAGGTGGAGACCGACCTCCCCATAGAGCTCGTTCAAGAGGGATTGGTAGTAAAAGGCGTGGGTCTATCAGCGAGCATCGATGGCAAAACCCTGACTGTTCAGCATGACGTAGAGGCTGTCTTCCAATGA
- a CDS encoding PTS sugar transporter subunit IIA yields the protein MIGVVVVAHGKLAHELMSTAELILGPQENFTAVSLHADREVDEERKALKKAISKVDQGKGVLLLTDLFGGTPSNLCLSFLEDDNIEVVSGVNLPMLIKLPSFTDKHDLGEVAMLIMEYGKRNISVASRRLYEEKT from the coding sequence ATGATTGGTGTTGTCGTCGTGGCTCACGGAAAGCTGGCCCACGAACTAATGAGTACGGCTGAATTGATCCTCGGACCGCAGGAGAACTTCACGGCGGTCTCACTCCATGCGGATAGGGAGGTCGACGAAGAACGCAAGGCGCTCAAAAAGGCGATCAGTAAAGTTGACCAGGGCAAAGGCGTGCTGCTATTAACAGACCTCTTCGGTGGGACCCCTTCCAATTTATGTTTGTCGTTCCTGGAGGATGATAACATCGAGGTGGTCAGCGGAGTCAATCTCCCCATGCTGATCAAGCTACCCTCTTTCACAGACAAACACGATCTAGGAGAGGTAGCAATGCTTATCATGGAATATGGGAAGCGAAACATCTCTGTTGCTAGTCGACGGCTCTACGAAGAGAAAACGTGA
- a CDS encoding NAD(P)H-hydrate dehydratase — translation MKVATAAEMRAIDREAIEGAGIPSLELMEQAGRQVVGVISERYSPLATRRVVVVCGRGNNGGDGLVVARMLLGSGCPTEVILLARAKDLSDDALTNYERLYEHHGHRIHEAPDEEALLSHAPHFEKCDLLVDAIFGTGLNSPAEGRYAEAIRRMNATGKPIVAVDIPSGLSADEAKIIGEHIQAECTVTFGLPKVAHLIYPSASSVGELTVADIGFPEDIISNAPISTHLISPKQFRRAFAPRDPEAHKGTYGHLLIISGSVGMAGACVLTCRGALRAGAGLITAAVPRSILPELSAGAVEVMTIPLPETPGGTIAHEAVSVVAEELERFSAVAVGPGLTTNPDTVAFLDDLFSAIHVPLVIDADGCNALSQLGPKALAGTKGTVCLTPHPGEMASLLESDTATVQADRLGAAREAARLYGAIVVLKGARTIVANPQGEAAINLTGNPGMASGGVGDVLTGLIGSLCARRMEPYMACQAGAYLHGYAGDLAAKEVGEVALTASDLLEELPSAFSQVIESPAAPPSPLQLR, via the coding sequence GTGAAGGTCGCCACTGCAGCTGAGATGCGAGCCATAGACAGGGAGGCAATCGAAGGCGCAGGAATCCCTAGCTTAGAGCTGATGGAGCAGGCAGGCAGGCAGGTGGTCGGTGTTATTTCCGAGCGCTACTCTCCGCTGGCCACCCGGAGGGTGGTCGTTGTCTGTGGAAGGGGTAATAACGGCGGCGATGGCCTTGTGGTCGCTCGCATGCTGCTTGGCTCCGGATGTCCGACCGAGGTCATCCTTCTGGCCAGGGCCAAGGACCTCTCGGACGATGCCTTGACTAACTACGAGCGCCTTTATGAACATCATGGCCACCGCATTCACGAAGCCCCGGATGAGGAAGCGCTCTTAAGCCATGCACCGCACTTCGAAAAATGCGATCTTCTGGTCGATGCCATATTCGGAACGGGACTCAATTCCCCCGCCGAAGGCCGATACGCCGAAGCCATTCGCCGAATGAACGCAACCGGCAAGCCCATTGTGGCGGTCGACATCCCCTCAGGCTTAAGCGCAGACGAAGCCAAAATCATTGGGGAGCACATTCAGGCCGAGTGCACCGTCACGTTCGGATTGCCGAAGGTGGCCCATCTCATCTATCCCTCTGCAAGCTCCGTGGGTGAGCTAACCGTCGCCGATATCGGATTTCCCGAGGATATAATCTCCAACGCCCCCATTTCCACCCACCTTATCTCGCCGAAGCAGTTCCGGCGAGCCTTTGCTCCTCGAGACCCCGAGGCCCATAAAGGAACGTACGGCCACCTGTTGATCATCTCCGGGTCGGTGGGTATGGCAGGGGCCTGCGTCTTGACCTGTCGAGGGGCCCTGAGAGCGGGGGCCGGTTTGATTACCGCTGCGGTGCCGAGGAGTATTCTCCCGGAGCTTTCGGCAGGCGCCGTCGAGGTGATGACGATCCCGCTCCCCGAGACCCCTGGAGGGACCATCGCCCACGAGGCTGTCTCTGTCGTAGCCGAAGAGCTGGAGCGCTTTTCAGCCGTGGCCGTGGGGCCGGGGCTGACAACGAACCCCGATACCGTGGCCTTCTTAGACGACCTCTTTTCGGCGATCCACGTTCCCCTGGTTATCGATGCCGATGGATGTAATGCGCTTTCCCAGCTTGGCCCAAAAGCCCTTGCAGGAACCAAAGGGACCGTCTGCCTGACACCTCACCCAGGAGAGATGGCCAGCCTGCTAGAAAGCGATACGGCAACCGTTCAAGCCGATCGGTTAGGCGCCGCGCGCGAAGCGGCTCGCCTCTACGGGGCCATCGTCGTCCTGAAAGGGGCCCGCACCATTGTAGCAAATCCTCAAGGGGAGGCCGCGATAAATCTGACAGGGAATCCAGGCATGGCTTCCGGGGGCGTGGGAGACGTTTTGACGGGCCTCATCGGAAGCCTCTGTGCTCGCCGTATGGAGCCTTACATGGCCTGCCAGGCAGGCGCATACCTGCATGGATACGCCGGCGACCTCGCCGCCAAAGAGGTGGGAGAGGTAGCACTTACGGCCTCGGACCTGCTGGAAGAATTGCCTAGCGCTTTCTCCCAGGTCATAGAATCACCGGCTGCGCCGCCCTCGCCGCTTCAGCTCAGATAA
- the hprK gene encoding HPr(Ser) kinase/phosphatase, with product MEFILVKDLLSDQAVPLPLELLAGESGLGNSIRSPRIQKYGLALAGYTEYLHPDRVQILGKTELSYLASLHEERQEEVLRKYFSFPICCFLVTQDQDVSPRLIELAEERKIPLLKSSWPSSVCITRLEDYLEDRLAPEVSLHGVLVDVYGVGCLILGKSGIGKSESALHLVAQGHRLVSDDVVEIRLMGRRLLGSGAELLRHHMEIRGLGIINVLDLFGVGAIRSTQSIDLVIQLEEWDSEHHHDRLGLDEESYDILGMPVPSIRIPVRPGRNITTIIEVAARNQLLKEMGHFPAQEFDQKVSEQLLSADRFPPHEDMRPE from the coding sequence ATGGAGTTCATCCTTGTTAAGGATTTATTGTCGGACCAAGCGGTGCCTTTGCCGCTCGAGCTCCTGGCCGGTGAGTCAGGACTCGGGAATTCAATTCGAAGCCCGCGAATTCAGAAATACGGCTTAGCTCTTGCCGGCTATACGGAATATCTCCACCCTGACCGGGTCCAGATTCTGGGAAAAACCGAGCTTTCGTATTTGGCCTCCCTGCACGAGGAACGCCAGGAGGAGGTCTTGCGCAAATACTTTTCTTTTCCCATATGTTGCTTCCTCGTAACCCAGGACCAAGACGTTTCACCACGCCTTATAGAGCTGGCAGAAGAGCGCAAGATCCCTCTGCTCAAGTCTTCATGGCCGAGCTCCGTCTGCATCACCCGATTGGAGGATTACTTAGAAGATCGGCTGGCTCCGGAGGTAAGCCTTCATGGAGTCTTGGTGGACGTCTACGGGGTAGGGTGCCTCATTTTGGGCAAAAGCGGCATTGGCAAGAGCGAGTCGGCATTGCACCTAGTCGCTCAAGGACACCGCCTGGTGTCGGACGATGTGGTGGAAATCCGTCTGATGGGTAGGCGTCTATTGGGCAGCGGAGCAGAGCTCCTGCGCCACCACATGGAGATTCGCGGCCTCGGCATTATCAATGTCCTCGACCTCTTCGGGGTCGGAGCTATTCGTTCAACGCAAAGCATTGACCTCGTTATTCAACTCGAAGAGTGGGACTCAGAACATCACCATGATCGGCTAGGGCTCGACGAGGAATCATATGACATTCTAGGCATGCCTGTGCCATCCATCCGGATTCCCGTCCGCCCGGGCCGCAACATCACCACTATCATAGAGGTCGCTGCTCGCAATCAATTGCTTAAAGAGATGGGCCACTTCCCCGCCCAAGAGTTCGACCAAAAGGTCTCGGAGCAACTTCTCAGCGCCGACCGATTTCCCCCGCACGAAGATATGAGGCCCGAATGA
- the rapZ gene encoding RNase adapter RapZ, with translation MTYLRFVIVSGLSGSGKTTAIKVFEDMGFFCVDNLPTELITTFADLCSQAKKEDIRRIALGIDIRTRGVLEDVPEALQRLKEQGHRVDILFIEARDEILIRRYSETRRRHPLDTGELSVVEAIQRERQQLKELRNMATKILDSSEYTIHQLRDVIRLWFVEPEGERGMNVAVISFGFKNGIPLNADCLFDVRYLPNPHFEPELKEQTGKDHRVVEFVLHNAISEEVLPRLKGYLDAAMPHYKEEGKAYLTIGVGCTGGRHRSVVIASELGDFLKLQGYSVTIHHRDIDKG, from the coding sequence ATGACATACCTGCGGTTCGTAATCGTAAGCGGGCTTTCCGGATCGGGCAAGACCACGGCTATTAAAGTCTTCGAGGACATGGGGTTTTTCTGTGTGGACAACCTGCCCACAGAACTAATAACGACATTCGCCGACCTGTGCAGCCAGGCCAAAAAAGAGGATATCCGACGTATAGCCTTGGGTATTGACATCCGAACCCGGGGTGTTCTTGAAGACGTGCCCGAGGCGTTACAGCGACTCAAAGAGCAAGGTCATCGCGTAGATATCCTCTTTATAGAAGCGCGTGACGAGATTTTGATTCGCAGGTATAGCGAAACCCGCCGCCGTCATCCTTTAGATACGGGAGAGCTTAGTGTGGTGGAGGCCATACAACGGGAACGACAACAGTTGAAGGAATTACGGAACATGGCGACCAAGATTCTTGATTCCTCAGAATATACGATCCATCAGCTTAGAGATGTCATCCGTTTATGGTTTGTCGAGCCGGAAGGGGAGCGCGGAATGAACGTCGCTGTCATTTCCTTTGGCTTCAAAAACGGCATACCCTTAAATGCAGACTGCCTGTTCGATGTGCGCTACTTGCCGAATCCGCACTTTGAGCCGGAGCTCAAGGAACAGACCGGCAAAGACCATCGGGTTGTAGAGTTCGTGTTACATAATGCCATAAGTGAGGAGGTGCTCCCCCGCCTCAAAGGGTATCTCGACGCCGCCATGCCTCACTACAAAGAGGAAGGCAAAGCATACCTTACCATAGGGGTAGGCTGTACTGGGGGGAGGCACCGATCTGTGGTAATAGCAAGCGAGCTTGGAGATTTCCTAAAATTGCAAGGCTATTCCGTCACAATTCACCATCGTGATATAGACAAAGGCTAG
- the rpoN gene encoding RNA polymerase factor sigma-54: protein MAMETRLQLRQTQKLIMTQMLQQAIKLLPLSRLELVQTIRQELTENPLLEEALLEEEDGIASTDTEEHITDADGQDQPEQDGEFEWELYIQNFMDMGFSSATGQHEIPSYESTLSRQTSLADHLNWQLSLSANDQSTRDIGDYLIGNIDEEGYLTTTIEDVAESLNIGIDQVEAVLELVQSFDPIGVGSRNLKECLLIQIRQRGLAGTILEQLVERHLENLQEQYFPRIARDLGVSIEEVIHTVRLIRELDPKPGSRYSTESPDYITPDVIVLKQGDDYQVYLNEEEIPRLKVSSHYYNMLQRKDSLQQDARKFIEDKFRSAVWLMKSIEQRRQTLFKVARSIVRYQREFLDKGTAHMRPLILKDVAEDIEMHESTVSRVTTNKYMHTPQGIFELKHFFHSGLDSLIGDAMSSVSVKDIIKKLVDGEDPREPLTDQQIVERLLENNVRIARRTVTKYRKELKILQSSRRRRIYTV from the coding sequence ATGGCTATGGAAACCCGATTGCAGCTTAGGCAGACCCAAAAGCTGATTATGACGCAGATGCTGCAGCAGGCCATAAAGCTCCTTCCCCTCTCCCGCCTCGAGCTGGTCCAGACCATTCGGCAGGAACTGACCGAGAATCCCCTGCTTGAGGAGGCCCTCCTCGAAGAAGAGGACGGGATTGCCAGTACCGATACGGAAGAGCATATAACCGACGCCGATGGGCAAGACCAACCCGAGCAAGACGGTGAATTCGAATGGGAGCTATACATTCAGAATTTTATGGATATGGGATTTTCCTCGGCCACAGGCCAACATGAGATACCCTCCTATGAATCCACATTGTCGCGCCAAACGTCCCTCGCCGACCACCTGAATTGGCAGCTAAGTCTTTCTGCGAATGACCAGTCCACGAGGGATATCGGGGACTATCTAATCGGCAATATCGACGAAGAAGGCTACCTAACCACTACTATTGAAGACGTGGCCGAGAGCCTGAATATTGGGATCGACCAAGTTGAAGCCGTTTTAGAGCTCGTTCAGAGCTTCGATCCCATCGGAGTTGGAAGCCGGAACCTCAAAGAATGTCTGCTGATCCAAATCCGGCAGAGAGGGCTGGCCGGAACCATCCTGGAACAACTCGTTGAGAGACATCTTGAAAACCTTCAAGAGCAGTATTTTCCTCGTATCGCTCGTGATTTGGGAGTAAGCATTGAGGAGGTTATTCACACAGTCCGGCTCATACGCGAGCTTGACCCCAAGCCAGGGTCACGATATTCAACTGAGTCCCCCGACTACATCACCCCCGATGTCATTGTACTCAAGCAAGGTGATGATTATCAGGTCTATTTGAATGAGGAAGAGATACCACGGTTGAAGGTCAGCTCCCATTACTACAACATGCTCCAGAGGAAAGATTCCCTCCAGCAGGATGCACGCAAGTTTATTGAGGATAAATTTCGCTCGGCCGTTTGGTTGATGAAATCCATTGAGCAACGTCGCCAAACCCTGTTCAAGGTGGCAAGGAGCATCGTTCGCTATCAGCGTGAATTTCTGGATAAGGGAACCGCGCACATGCGACCGCTCATCCTAAAGGACGTGGCCGAAGATATTGAAATGCACGAGTCGACGGTGAGCCGGGTGACGACAAACAAGTATATGCACACGCCCCAGGGGATTTTCGAACTAAAGCATTTTTTCCACAGCGGGCTCGATTCCCTAATAGGCGACGCAATGAGTTCGGTCAGTGTTAAGGACATCATCAAGAAGCTCGTCGATGGCGAAGACCCCCGTGAACCGTTGACGGACCAGCAAATTGTTGAGCGGCTGTTAGAAAACAATGTTCGTATCGCGCGACGCACCGTCACCAAGTACCGGAAGGAGTTAAAAATTCTTCAGTCAAGCCGTCGGCGCCGGATTTATACGGTATGA
- the tsaE gene encoding tRNA (adenosine(37)-N6)-threonylcarbamoyltransferase complex ATPase subunit type 1 TsaE, whose translation MVALGITSKSPEATARIGKALGRLLRPGDVLCLVGPLGAGKTCLVQGIVRGLHPEASYPVRSPSFTLIAEYPGPMPIYHIDLFRLQGLPGDFEIGVEDLIGSDGCCLIEWADRCPQWMPAERLDVELAIVAPMERRLRLTPRGQRWTADKERLSQAILEST comes from the coding sequence GTGGTGGCCTTAGGGATAACCTCCAAAAGTCCCGAGGCCACCGCCCGTATCGGCAAAGCGCTGGGTAGATTGCTCAGGCCAGGTGACGTCCTCTGCCTCGTTGGCCCCCTTGGGGCGGGGAAGACCTGTCTTGTTCAGGGAATCGTCAGAGGTCTCCACCCCGAAGCTTCATACCCCGTCCGATCGCCCTCGTTTACCCTCATCGCTGAATACCCCGGCCCTATGCCTATCTATCACATTGACCTCTTTCGACTCCAAGGCCTTCCAGGAGATTTTGAGATTGGGGTTGAGGACCTTATAGGTTCTGACGGCTGCTGCCTAATTGAGTGGGCCGACCGGTGTCCTCAGTGGATGCCGGCCGAACGCCTGGACGTTGAGCTTGCTATTGTCGCTCCTATGGAGAGACGCCTGCGCCTCACACCAAGAGGGCAGCGCTGGACAGCGGACAAGGAGAGGCTAAGCCAAGCTATTCTGGAGTCGACTTAA
- the lptB gene encoding LPS export ABC transporter ATP-binding protein, producing MHQILEAVELVKTYNGRAVVNQVSMDLKKGEIVGLLGPNGAGKSTIFYMIVGLIRPDSGQIRLDGEVINKLPMYLRARNGIGYLPQEASVFRKLTVEQNILAVLETMNMEKTERRIRAEDLMEELNIAGVRKTKGFALSGGERRRVEICRALAASPSFLLLDEPFAGIDPIVVNEIQSIIHRLKKRGIGILITDHNVRETLEITDRAYIINEGRVLESGLPSEIVQSERARRIYLGDKFTLAT from the coding sequence GTGCATCAAATTCTAGAGGCCGTCGAATTAGTAAAAACGTACAACGGCCGGGCTGTGGTTAATCAAGTGAGTATGGACCTCAAGAAGGGAGAGATTGTAGGACTCCTTGGACCTAACGGGGCGGGGAAATCTACAATTTTTTACATGATCGTTGGCCTCATACGACCCGACAGCGGCCAAATTCGCCTCGATGGGGAGGTCATCAACAAACTCCCCATGTACCTACGTGCACGCAACGGTATTGGGTATCTCCCCCAAGAGGCTAGCGTCTTTCGCAAGCTCACCGTAGAGCAAAACATTCTGGCTGTTTTAGAGACAATGAACATGGAAAAAACGGAGCGGCGGATAAGGGCCGAGGACCTCATGGAGGAGCTGAACATCGCTGGTGTGCGCAAAACGAAAGGGTTTGCCCTCTCCGGAGGTGAGCGTCGCAGGGTGGAGATATGTAGGGCCTTGGCCGCATCTCCATCTTTTCTCCTTCTTGATGAGCCATTCGCCGGCATCGACCCCATCGTCGTGAACGAAATTCAATCAATCATCCATCGACTCAAGAAAAGGGGTATAGGAATCCTTATCACCGACCACAACGTCCGGGAAACCTTGGAGATTACCGACCGAGCGTATATAATTAATGAGGGGCGCGTTTTGGAGAGCGGCCTGCCCTCCGAAATCGTGCAGAGCGAACGTGCTCGGCGAATTTACCTGGGCGATAAGTTCACTTTGGCGACCTGA
- the lptA gene encoding lipopolysaccharide transport periplasmic protein LptA, translated as MSLTSPHGKWKVALLGLAFALGATTPSWGLKMNSKGSGKGGREAPINVTAERMEVDHVSHRILFSGNVVAVRGSMTIRSEFLEVVKTGSGKGADEVSKIIARDNVRFEDGMKRATGDEAIYLAQEGIVVLTGSVRAWDEESVVTGHQMTLYTDEDKSVVTGSNYQRVEVTLKPRDDERRLLHAPGKNNGIASRGRESPIYVTADRMEADHSQKTVFFEGRVVTRQADFRMDSDELEVFDSGQDDRQISKIVARGSVRLDRAGKIATGDKAVYYERERKILLSGNAKAWEDQNVVTGSRMEIYLDEDKSVVLGDGTEQVEVTIYPQDSEVSKQPLPLPTLTDGSAKAPYRP; from the coding sequence ATGAGCCTGACTTCGCCTCATGGTAAATGGAAGGTCGCCCTCTTGGGCCTTGCCTTTGCCCTGGGAGCCACAACCCCTTCGTGGGGCTTGAAAATGAATTCCAAGGGTTCTGGCAAGGGGGGCCGTGAAGCCCCCATAAACGTAACTGCTGAGCGCATGGAGGTGGACCACGTCTCCCATAGAATCCTTTTCAGTGGTAACGTTGTAGCCGTAAGGGGCTCTATGACCATCCGCTCCGAATTCCTTGAAGTCGTCAAGACGGGCTCTGGGAAGGGCGCCGACGAAGTTAGCAAGATAATCGCCCGCGACAACGTGAGGTTCGAGGACGGGATGAAGCGGGCCACCGGAGACGAGGCCATTTACCTTGCCCAAGAGGGGATAGTGGTATTGACGGGTAGCGTGAGGGCGTGGGATGAGGAGAGCGTGGTGACGGGACATCAAATGACGCTCTACACAGATGAGGACAAGAGTGTCGTGACCGGCAGCAACTATCAGCGGGTAGAGGTAACCCTAAAGCCCCGCGATGATGAGCGCCGGCTTCTTCATGCTCCAGGAAAGAACAATGGGATTGCTTCTCGGGGCAGGGAATCTCCCATTTACGTAACTGCCGACCGTATGGAGGCTGATCATAGCCAAAAGACCGTCTTCTTTGAGGGGAGAGTCGTAACCAGGCAGGCCGACTTCCGCATGGACTCCGACGAGCTTGAGGTCTTCGACAGCGGTCAGGATGATCGTCAAATCTCGAAGATTGTGGCACGTGGCAGCGTTCGGCTCGACCGGGCCGGTAAAATAGCCACCGGAGACAAGGCCGTCTACTATGAACGCGAGCGTAAAATCTTGCTCTCGGGAAATGCCAAAGCCTGGGAGGATCAGAACGTCGTGACCGGCAGTCGAATGGAGATTTACCTTGACGAGGATAAAAGCGTTGTGCTCGGCGATGGAACCGAGCAGGTAGAAGTGACGATTTACCCCCAGGATTCTGAAGTATCCAAACAGCCATTGCCGCTACCAACCCTGACGGATGGTAGTGCCAAGGCGCCTTACCGCCCTTGA